TTTTGATATAATAATCAAAGCCCATTTCATGGTTAAACATTCCAAAACTGGTATTTATAAGGATGTAATCATCACCATGCTCTCGGAGAATACTTTGATCGGCAAAGTATGGAGTAAAGGGCGGCGAAATCAGATCGAAAGAAGGGTGTCCAGTGACGATAATGTCCCCATGTCGAGATTCTGGAATTAACCCTTTGAGTATCTCTGCCTGCTTTTCTCCCCACAGACAAACTGCAGTTGAAGAGTCGATGACTTGGGCGAAATTGCGCTGCATTTCAAGTGGATCATCGACAAATCCTTGTCCTTCCGAGTTTAAGTTTAAGACTATTCCGCCATTATTTAAGATATGTCTGTTTGTTGGCTCGTGTTGATCACTATCGAAGTATATGAGTGGTGCGTTAGTTGATCGCACGATTTCATTAACCATACGATCACCTACCAACGAGGGTAAGCCCTTGTCTGCCAAATGCAGAGCCTGATAGAGTACGCCGTCGAGTTCGCGTATTATGATTTCGACCTGAAAGGCGCACAGCATGGTGATTTACCCTTACAGATTCTCTACCCTGTGTTTGAGTTTCCATTCGCCATTGATTTTTTCCCAAAGGTGGGGAGAGCGATTCCGTTCAACCAGTTCGTGGAAGTGGTTTGGCGTTATGTCGAGATATTCCATAATTTCATTGAAGTAGACATCTGGGAATTCTCCGTCATACTTATGAACTAAAGCGACACCTTCTTCGCGGGTAAGGTGTTTATTCCTGATTTCCTGAGAAGCGTCGTAAGTCGTGCGACCAATACCAAATTTGATATACGTCGTATAATAGTGCAGGTCGTCGATTTTGTCGTCAATGCTATTATACTTGCTGTAAGTACCTTGTGTACGGAAAGGGCGGGCCTTGAAGCCTGTGTTTTCCACGGCGTAATAATAGGCTTCTTGAGGAGTCCAGGGAACATAATAGCCAAGGTAGTGGACTTCAATGTTTGATTTTTCCAGGCGGTCCGCTTCAGCTGGGAAATATGTTGCTAATTCATTAAGGCGTAGCCCGTGAACATCCATGAGCTCCTTGATGGAGACACCACCAAGAAAGAGGTCATCTATGTTTTTCATGCTATAGTAGGACTTGTCCCTCAGTGAAGACGAAGTCTCTGCAATGGGATTACCATATTCAGCTTCTGGCTCACCATAAAAAATGAGCGGGATATTATATTCCAATGCAATTTTTGGTGCGAGATTCTTTTGTCCAAGAATGAATGTCTGAAACGGGTGAAAAAGATTCTCAATGGCCAGTTTGGTTAGCAGTTTGTGAGCCCGACCATTTTGGTTGAAAGTGATGTTGTCAAAACCACCGACCTCGATCCAGTTGCGGAAATTCTTATACCCGTAGTCCGTGTACATGATCGGTGGCCATGTCACGGTGAGTGGGTTCATACCGTATTTGTACTTTAGCGTATGCGCTGCAAGACAACTGTCCTTGCCACCGCTGCCGGGGACGATGCAATCGTAGCCACCGTCATTTTTGCGGTGCTTGTCGCACAATTGCATGAGTTGATCTTCACGAACCTTCCAGTCGATTTCGTCTTTTTTTTGCTCGTTGTAGCGGCATGCGTCGCAAACACCGTCTTCATCAATGTGGAGTGTAGGCGTTATCCGATCTTTTGTATGTTTGAATTCTGGGTAAGAAGACGGACGCTGATTGGACATGACACACTTTTTACAAAAGCGGACTTCCTTTGGCAGACCGAATAAGGTTTTTTGTTGGGTCATCTATTTTGCCTCCGAAGAGCGTATGAGTTGAGCAAAATTTTTATAGACAATAAGTCCATCGGCACCGCTTCGTTCCGGGTGGAACTGGAAAGCTGTTATTTTATTGAGGTGGCTGCCCGAAGAAAATTCAATGTTACCATATTTAGTCATTGTCAGAACACTGTCACCATCGTCTGGAATGACATAACAGGAGTGAACGAAATACATGTTGGCTCCGGGTGTCACTCCATGAAGGAGTGTCCCGTCCCAAGCATGAGGATTGTCGGCGGGCGGATTGATGGAATTCCAACCCACTTGGGGAACTTTGAAAGTTCTTTCTTCAATTGTTTGGACAGGGAAGTACTGAACTGTACCAGGAATCAAGTCAAGCCCTTTGTGTGCCCCGAATTCTGCACTTTCAGAGTAAAGGAGTTGTTGTCCCAAGCAAATACCTAACAACGGAGTGCCGCTTGTAGCTACATCTTTAATGGGAGCTATCAAATCAAGTCTGTTAAGCGCGTTCATTGCGTCGCCGAATGCACCGACACCAGGAAGAATAACGGATCGAGCTGAGAGAATTTCGTCAGCTTTGTCGGTTATCTGAACAGATAAACCGACGTATTCACAAGCGTGCTTGATTGAAAAAAGGTTGCCGAGTCCGTAGTCAATAATAGCAACATCAATATTAATCATGATTCACACTCATGCGACACGGTAAGTTATGTTGCTGTAAGGCTACCTTGATGTCTTCTATGGAGCACGGAGTGACCTTGGTGAATCCGTGTCCAGTTTTCAGGAATTCGATGTTCCCTTCAAGGTCGTATTCATGCGACGTGGACTTTTTCATTAAAGCATCCATAGTTTTGTAATGTAAAGCTGAGGCCATGGATACAGCGTCGGCTTTTCCCTCAATAATCACTTGCGCAACATCTTGCGGGTTGCCGCATCCTCCACCGGCAATGACGGGTATGGAAACACTGGTGGCAATGGCCTTAACCAATTCTAAGTCATACCCTTTGCCTGTCCCTTCCTGGTCGATGCTTGTGACCATCAATTCGCCTGCGCCGAGTTCTTCGGCTATTTTGGCCCATTTCAACGCATTAACTTGCGTGGTTTCACGGCCATATTCAATAAGCGCTTCCCAACTGCCGTTGTTTCTCTTGATTGCTTCAATGGAAACCACGATAGTTGAAGAGCCGAAAGCAACAGATGCTTCTTGAATGAATTCAGGTCGTTTTATGGCTTCAGTGTTAATCGAAACCTTATCGGCACCAGCCCGTAACACTTCTCTAATGTCAGCAACATTACGGAGTCCGCCACCAACACAAAGTGGAATAAAAATTTGTGAGGATGTTTTTTTGATTATGTCATGAAGGCTGTTGCGATCATATAAAGAAGCAACAGCATCTTGGAAGAAAAGTTCGTCAGCACCGTTTTCATAGTAGTGCAATGCAAAGTCTTCTGGCTTTCCTAAAACGCGTAAGCCTTCGAAATTAATACCTTTAACAAGGTTTGGCCCTTTGATGTCAAGTCGGGGGATAATACGAAAATTCATGGTGATCTCGCTTACCAAGTGGTCCAGCCGCCGTCAACCAGCAGGTTTTGGCCTGTTACGTAGGCGGACAGATCGCTAGCGAGGTAGAGGAGAGCGCCTTTCATGTCTTCTTCTGTCCCCATGCGTTTCATGGGAGTCCGTGCCTTGTAGCGTTCGACGAATTTTTCGTCCTGACCTCGGGCGATACCGCCGGGGCTGATGCAGTTGACACGGATGTCCGGGGCGAGGGTAGTGGCAAGCCATCGGGTAAGTTGGGTCAGGCCGCCCTTGGAGGCTGCGTAAGCTGCGGGGTTGCCCATGGCTGTGCCTTCGTAGAGGGACATGTCCGGACCGACAACGCCGTAGGTGGAGCCTATGTTGATTACCGAGCCGTGGCCGGATTCACGCAGGAACGGAGTTGCTGCCTGAATGAGGGCGAAGCAGGCTGTCAGATTGGTTTCCAGTGCTGCCCGCCATGTGTCCACACTTTGTTCTTCGAAAGGGGTGACCCAGCCGGACAGGCCTGATGTTCCTACAAAGGCGGCACAGTTGACGACGATATCCAGTGAACCGAGTGTTTCCTTGACCTGTGCCGGTGCTGCGACAACAGCGGCCTCGTCTGACAGGTTAACGGTTAATCCCATGGTTTTGACTGAGTATATCTCAGCCAGTTTTGACGCTGTGGCATGGACGCGATCCTCGGCTATGTCGAGTACGGCTATGTTGGCCCCGACTTCGGCTAAAGCTTCGCAAAATGCCGTGCCTATGTATCCGGCGCCGCCGGTAATCAGGGCAGTACGGCCTGTCAGATCCATGAGTTGGTGTATGCTTTTCATGAGTTTCGCTCCATAAGGAATTCGGCAAAGGCAAAGTCGAGTTCCGTGTCAATATCAATGGCACGCTCGGGCGGGATCTCCACCATCTTCACTGAGCCTTGAAAGACCCCATCTTTTTGGCGGATGAAGTCCGGTGTAGTAACGTAACAGACTGTGGTCATGTCAAAGACCGCAGGAGCATCCTGACGGCGGGTGATGTCTTTGTCTGTGGGCATGGCGATAACCGCGTAACCGGCGGCATCCAGAGTAATCATGTTGAAAGAAGGGTGCCGTTCGGCTTCACGCGCTGTGATTACCACATCACATTCTTCAGCTTCGAATGTATCGATACAGCGGCGCACGTCGTCCCCGTTGCGCATTGGAGCGGTGCAGGGCAGAGAAACGAACAGGTCGAAGTCATCCACTGCATTCACGGCATGTCGCCATGCCAGCCATTCCGGGCTGGTGTCCTGCGCCAGTTCGGCGGGACGCATGAATGGAACTTCCGCGCCGAGTTGTCGGGCTGTTTCTGCAATGGCTTGGTCATCGGTGGACACAATGATCCGGTCAAGCATGCCGGAATCCTGTCCGGCCTTGATCGCGTGTCCGATCAGCGGGATACCACCAAGCGGCCGAATGTTTTTTCCTGGTACCCCCTTGGAGCCGCCTCTGGCAAAAATAAATCCGTATCGCTTCATCGAGCTGTAACCCATGTATTGTTGCTTGCACTATCTTCAACGGCCTGAATCAGGTGGACGATGTCCATACCCTGCTCAAAGGTGCACAGGCGCGGATCGTCAATCATCATGGCTCTGAGTTGATTTTCATATGTGGTATTTCGGTCAGTGGGGAAGTTTTCCACAGTGGACCCGACTGTGAGCGTTCGCGCAAT
The genomic region above belongs to uncultured Pseudodesulfovibrio sp. and contains:
- a CDS encoding N-acetyl sugar amidotransferase, which gives rise to MSNQRPSSYPEFKHTKDRITPTLHIDEDGVCDACRYNEQKKDEIDWKVREDQLMQLCDKHRKNDGGYDCIVPGSGGKDSCLAAHTLKYKYGMNPLTVTWPPIMYTDYGYKNFRNWIEVGGFDNITFNQNGRAHKLLTKLAIENLFHPFQTFILGQKNLAPKIALEYNIPLIFYGEPEAEYGNPIAETSSSLRDKSYYSMKNIDDLFLGGVSIKELMDVHGLRLNELATYFPAEADRLEKSNIEVHYLGYYVPWTPQEAYYYAVENTGFKARPFRTQGTYSKYNSIDDKIDDLHYYTTYIKFGIGRTTYDASQEIRNKHLTREEGVALVHKYDGEFPDVYFNEIMEYLDITPNHFHELVERNRSPHLWEKINGEWKLKHRVENL
- the hisH gene encoding imidazole glycerol phosphate synthase subunit HisH, encoding MINIDVAIIDYGLGNLFSIKHACEYVGLSVQITDKADEILSARSVILPGVGAFGDAMNALNRLDLIAPIKDVATSGTPLLGICLGQQLLYSESAEFGAHKGLDLIPGTVQYFPVQTIEERTFKVPQVGWNSINPPADNPHAWDGTLLHGVTPGANMYFVHSCYVIPDDGDSVLTMTKYGNIEFSSGSHLNKITAFQFHPERSGADGLIVYKNFAQLIRSSEAK
- a CDS encoding imidazole glycerol phosphate synthase cyclase subunit, whose protein sequence is MNFRIIPRLDIKGPNLVKGINFEGLRVLGKPEDFALHYYENGADELFFQDAVASLYDRNSLHDIIKKTSSQIFIPLCVGGGLRNVADIREVLRAGADKVSINTEAIKRPEFIQEASVAFGSSTIVVSIEAIKRNNGSWEALIEYGRETTQVNALKWAKIAEELGAGELMVTSIDQEGTGKGYDLELVKAIATSVSIPVIAGGGCGNPQDVAQVIIEGKADAVSMASALHYKTMDALMKKSTSHEYDLEGNIEFLKTGHGFTKVTPCSIEDIKVALQQHNLPCRMSVNHD
- a CDS encoding SDR family oxidoreductase — protein: MKSIHQLMDLTGRTALITGGAGYIGTAFCEALAEVGANIAVLDIAEDRVHATASKLAEIYSVKTMGLTVNLSDEAAVVAAPAQVKETLGSLDIVVNCAAFVGTSGLSGWVTPFEEQSVDTWRAALETNLTACFALIQAATPFLRESGHGSVINIGSTYGVVGPDMSLYEGTAMGNPAAYAASKGGLTQLTRWLATTLAPDIRVNCISPGGIARGQDEKFVERYKARTPMKRMGTEEDMKGALLYLASDLSAYVTGQNLLVDGGWTTW
- a CDS encoding acylneuraminate cytidylyltransferase family protein — encoded protein: MGYSSMKRYGFIFARGGSKGVPGKNIRPLGGIPLIGHAIKAGQDSGMLDRIIVSTDDQAIAETARQLGAEVPFMRPAELAQDTSPEWLAWRHAVNAVDDFDLFVSLPCTAPMRNGDDVRRCIDTFEAEECDVVITAREAERHPSFNMITLDAAGYAVIAMPTDKDITRRQDAPAVFDMTTVCYVTTPDFIRQKDGVFQGSVKMVEIPPERAIDIDTELDFAFAEFLMERNS